Proteins encoded in a region of the Burkholderia ubonensis subsp. mesacidophila genome:
- the ribBA gene encoding bifunctional 3,4-dihydroxy-2-butanone-4-phosphate synthase/GTP cyclohydrolase II — translation MTLASTPDIIAELKAGRMVILVDEEDRENEGDLVIAAEFVTPEAINFMAKFGRGLICLTLTQERCKQLHLPLMTYRNGTQYGTAFTVSIEAAEGVTTGISAADRAHTIATAVAHDVRPEHIVQPGHVFPIMAQPGGVLVRAGHTEAGCDFTALAGLTPAAVICEIIKDDGTMARLPDLIEFAKEHGLKIGTIADLIHYRSRTESIIERVAERTMQTAHGTFRAVLYRDQPTGSPHIALVRGTPSPDIDTPVRVHEPLSVLDLLETGASTHSWTLDAAMREIAQRDHGVIVLLNCGDTKEHLVDVFKAFDEEEKAAALKRRPVDFKTFGIGAQILRDVGVGKMQVLSNPRKLGSMSGYGLEVTGFVPMPGGEAKACGSTPHA, via the coding sequence ATGACGCTCGCCTCCACGCCCGACATCATCGCCGAGCTGAAAGCCGGCCGGATGGTGATCCTGGTCGACGAAGAAGACCGCGAAAACGAAGGCGATCTGGTGATCGCCGCCGAATTCGTGACGCCGGAAGCGATCAACTTCATGGCGAAGTTCGGCCGCGGCCTGATTTGTCTGACGTTGACGCAGGAACGCTGCAAGCAGCTGCACCTCCCGCTGATGACGTACCGCAACGGCACGCAATACGGCACCGCCTTCACGGTCAGCATCGAAGCGGCCGAAGGCGTGACGACCGGCATCTCGGCGGCCGACCGCGCGCATACGATCGCCACGGCGGTCGCGCACGACGTGCGCCCCGAGCACATCGTGCAGCCGGGCCACGTGTTCCCGATCATGGCGCAGCCGGGCGGCGTGCTCGTGCGCGCGGGCCACACCGAGGCCGGCTGCGATTTCACCGCGCTCGCGGGCCTCACGCCCGCCGCGGTGATCTGCGAGATCATCAAGGACGACGGGACGATGGCCCGCCTGCCCGACCTGATCGAGTTCGCGAAGGAACACGGCCTGAAGATCGGCACGATCGCCGACCTGATCCACTACCGCAGCCGCACCGAGTCGATCATCGAGCGCGTCGCCGAGCGCACGATGCAGACCGCGCACGGCACGTTCCGCGCGGTGCTGTACCGCGACCAGCCGACCGGCTCGCCGCACATCGCGCTGGTGCGCGGCACGCCGTCGCCGGACATCGACACGCCGGTGCGCGTGCACGAGCCGCTGTCGGTGCTCGACCTGCTCGAGACCGGCGCCTCGACGCACTCGTGGACGCTCGACGCCGCGATGCGCGAGATCGCGCAGCGCGACCACGGCGTGATCGTACTGCTCAACTGCGGCGACACGAAGGAACATCTGGTCGACGTCTTCAAGGCGTTCGACGAGGAAGAAAAGGCCGCGGCGCTGAAGCGCCGGCCGGTCGATTTCAAGACGTTCGGCATCGGCGCGCAGATCCTGCGCGATGTCGGCGTCGGCAAGATGCAGGTGCTGTCGAATCCGCGCAAGCTGGGCAGCATGTCCGGCTACGGCCTCGAAGTCACGGGCTTCGTGCCGATGCCCGGCGGCGAAGCCAAGGCCTGCGGCTCGACGCCGCACGCGTAA
- the ribH gene encoding 6,7-dimethyl-8-ribityllumazine synthase, with amino-acid sequence MEIGQYQPNLEGDGLRIGIVQSRFNEPVCNGLADACVEELERLGVSGEDVLLVSVPGALEIPLALQKLAESGQFDALIALGAVIRGETYHFELVSNESGAGITRIGLDFNLPIANAVLTTDTDEQAVARMTEKGRDAARVAVEMANLTMALDQLGDEEDEEEDEDDEEERA; translated from the coding sequence ATGGAAATCGGACAATACCAACCGAATCTCGAGGGCGACGGCCTGCGTATCGGCATCGTGCAATCCCGCTTCAACGAGCCCGTGTGCAACGGCCTCGCCGACGCGTGCGTCGAAGAGCTGGAGCGCCTCGGCGTCTCCGGCGAAGACGTGCTGCTGGTGTCGGTGCCGGGCGCGCTCGAAATCCCGCTCGCGCTGCAGAAGCTCGCGGAAAGCGGCCAGTTCGACGCGCTGATTGCGCTCGGCGCGGTGATCCGCGGCGAGACCTACCACTTCGAACTCGTGTCGAACGAGAGCGGCGCGGGCATCACCCGCATCGGCCTCGACTTCAACCTGCCGATCGCGAACGCGGTGCTGACGACCGACACCGACGAGCAGGCCGTCGCGCGCATGACCGAAAAGGGTCGTGACGCGGCGCGCGTCGCGGTCGAGATGGCCAATCTGACGATGGCGCTCGACCAGCTCGGCGACGAGGAAGACGAAGAAGAGGACGAAGACGACGAAGAGGAGCGCGCATGA
- a CDS encoding DUF1993 domain-containing protein, with protein MSISMYQASVPVLIRGLTNLQHVLGKAQAHAAEKQIDPSVLIGARLFPDMAPLARQVYIATDTAKGCAARLAGVEIPSYPDVEQTFDELHARLQKTIDYLKGFDAAQIDGSEAREIVLKMRVGPLEFSGQSYLLNFVLPNFFFHVTTAYDILRHSGVELGKLDFLGGRDGRM; from the coding sequence ATGTCCATTTCGATGTATCAGGCCTCGGTGCCTGTCCTGATCCGCGGCCTGACCAACCTGCAGCACGTCCTCGGCAAAGCCCAGGCGCACGCGGCCGAAAAGCAGATCGATCCGTCGGTGCTGATCGGCGCCCGGCTGTTTCCGGACATGGCGCCGCTCGCGCGCCAGGTCTACATCGCGACCGACACCGCGAAGGGCTGCGCTGCGCGGCTCGCGGGCGTCGAGATTCCGAGCTACCCCGACGTCGAGCAGACGTTCGACGAACTGCACGCGCGCCTGCAGAAGACGATCGACTACCTGAAGGGCTTCGACGCGGCGCAGATCGACGGCTCGGAAGCGCGCGAGATCGTGCTCAAGATGCGCGTCGGCCCGCTCGAATTCTCGGGCCAGTCGTACCTGCTGAATTTCGTGCTGCCCAACTTCTTCTTCCACGTGACGACTGCGTATGACATCCTGCGTCACAGCGGCGTCGAACTCGGCAAGCTCGATTTCCTCGGCGGCCGCGACGGCCGCATGTGA
- a CDS encoding GGDEF domain-containing protein yields MSTPAVLLLVLLINCVVTSAVLGSLWRADVPGVRRWLASQALLAMAVGAVLAAPSSPVAVSVAVVPYVCGTLAILQGFRQFFGVRPVYRAELAAAALLVVAVVWCAWAGALSNLRVVFISVMAVYVRVAIGWLAYRRRPAHRPPFAYGFVWVVAIAGAIVQFARGAAFALGHGDDATLLHPTTLNVAFVALAVLSLSCLSMSVVMLAHDRIAERLERLATVDGLTGALMRGAFLEQAEQRCRRAARAGAPQSLVIVDLDNFKSINDRHGHAAGDQALVHFAAVMAEGIRSRDLFGRLGGEEFAVLCPDTSADEAARAIDCLRASLAGGGAGPTGGVVGFTFSAGVAERVAGEPLSQLMARADAALYAAKAAGRDRVSVAAPAQRADVAA; encoded by the coding sequence ATGTCGACTCCCGCCGTTCTGCTGCTCGTCCTGCTGATCAATTGCGTCGTGACGTCGGCGGTGCTGGGCTCGCTGTGGCGCGCCGACGTGCCGGGCGTGCGCCGCTGGCTCGCGTCACAGGCGCTGCTCGCGATGGCGGTCGGTGCGGTGCTCGCCGCGCCGTCTTCGCCGGTGGCCGTCTCGGTCGCCGTCGTGCCGTACGTGTGCGGGACGCTCGCGATCCTGCAGGGCTTCCGGCAGTTCTTCGGCGTGCGGCCCGTGTATCGGGCGGAACTGGCCGCGGCCGCGCTGCTGGTCGTGGCGGTCGTCTGGTGCGCATGGGCCGGAGCGCTGTCGAACCTGCGCGTCGTATTCATATCCGTGATGGCCGTGTACGTCCGCGTCGCGATCGGCTGGCTCGCGTATCGCCGGCGGCCTGCGCACCGTCCGCCGTTTGCCTACGGCTTCGTATGGGTGGTCGCGATTGCCGGCGCGATCGTCCAGTTCGCGCGCGGTGCGGCGTTTGCGCTCGGGCATGGCGACGATGCGACACTGCTGCACCCGACGACGTTGAACGTCGCGTTCGTCGCGCTGGCCGTGTTGAGCCTGTCGTGCCTGTCGATGAGCGTCGTGATGCTGGCGCACGACCGCATCGCGGAACGCCTCGAGCGGCTCGCGACCGTCGACGGCCTGACGGGCGCGCTGATGCGCGGCGCCTTCCTCGAGCAGGCCGAGCAGCGGTGCCGGCGCGCGGCGCGTGCCGGCGCGCCGCAGTCGCTCGTCATCGTCGATCTCGACAACTTCAAGAGCATCAACGATCGCCACGGCCACGCGGCGGGCGACCAGGCGCTCGTGCATTTTGCGGCGGTGATGGCCGAGGGGATCCGGTCTCGCGACCTGTTCGGGCGGCTGGGCGGGGAGGAGTTTGCGGTGCTGTGCCCCGACACGTCCGCGGATGAAGCGGCGCGCGCGATCGATTGCCTGCGCGCATCGCTCGCGGGCGGCGGCGCCGGGCCGACCGGCGGCGTCGTCGGGTTCACGTTCAGCGCGGGCGTCGCCGAGCGCGTGGCCGGCGAGCCGCTGTCGCAGTTGATGGCACGGGCCGATGCCGCACTGTATGCGGCGAAGGCGGCCGGGCGCGACCGCGTGAGCGTCGCCGCGCCGGCGCAGCGCGCCGACGTGGCGGCCTGA
- a CDS encoding UbiD family decarboxylase, with product MKYRDLRDFIQRLEALGELRRITQPVSPVLEMTELCDRVLRAGGPALLFDAPPGYAFPVLGNLFGTPRRVALGMGVDAGDEAALASLRDLGRLLSALKEPDPPRSLKDAGKLLSLAKAVWDMAPKTVSSPPCQEIVWEGNDVDLTKLPIQTCWPGDAGPLVTWGLTVTRGPNKPRQNLGIYRQQLIGRNKLIMRWLAHRGGALDFREFALRNPGKPYPVAVVLGADPATTLGAVTPVPDSLSEYQFAGLLRGSRTELAKCLTPGVDTLQVPARAEIVLEGFIYPQDGAPEPAPAGAPPRPANAASAAYEHALEGPYGDHTGYYNEQEWFPVFTVERITMRRDALYHSTYTGKPPDEPAVLGVALNEVFVPLLQKQFSEITDFYLPPEGCSYRMAIVQMKKSYAGHAKRVMFGVWSFLRQFMYTKFIVVVDEDVNVRDWKEVIWAITTRVDPVRDTVMVDSTPIDYLDFASPVAGLGSKMGLDATNKWPGETTREWGRPIEMDAAVKTRVDQLWRDLGL from the coding sequence ATGAAATACAGAGACTTACGCGATTTCATCCAGCGCCTCGAGGCGCTCGGCGAACTGCGGCGCATCACGCAGCCGGTGTCGCCCGTACTCGAAATGACCGAGCTGTGCGACCGCGTGCTGCGCGCCGGCGGCCCCGCGCTGCTGTTCGATGCGCCGCCCGGCTACGCATTCCCGGTGCTCGGCAACCTGTTCGGCACGCCGCGGCGCGTCGCGCTCGGCATGGGCGTCGATGCGGGCGACGAGGCCGCGCTCGCGTCGCTGCGCGACCTCGGGCGCCTGCTGTCCGCGCTGAAGGAGCCGGATCCGCCGCGCAGCCTGAAGGACGCCGGCAAGCTGCTGTCGCTCGCAAAGGCCGTGTGGGACATGGCGCCGAAGACGGTGTCGTCGCCGCCGTGCCAGGAGATCGTCTGGGAAGGCAACGACGTCGACCTCACCAAGCTGCCGATCCAGACCTGCTGGCCGGGAGACGCGGGCCCGCTCGTCACCTGGGGCCTGACGGTCACGCGCGGGCCGAACAAGCCGCGCCAGAATCTCGGCATCTACCGCCAGCAATTGATCGGCCGCAACAAGCTGATCATGCGCTGGCTCGCGCATCGCGGCGGCGCGCTCGACTTCCGCGAATTCGCGCTGCGCAACCCCGGCAAGCCGTATCCCGTCGCCGTCGTGCTCGGCGCGGACCCCGCGACGACGCTCGGCGCGGTCACGCCCGTGCCCGACTCGCTGTCGGAATACCAGTTCGCGGGCCTGCTGCGCGGCAGCCGCACCGAGCTCGCGAAGTGCCTGACGCCCGGCGTCGACACGCTGCAGGTGCCCGCGCGCGCTGAAATCGTGCTCGAGGGCTTCATCTACCCGCAGGACGGCGCGCCCGAGCCCGCCCCCGCCGGCGCGCCGCCGCGCCCGGCGAACGCTGCGTCCGCTGCGTACGAGCACGCGCTCGAAGGGCCGTACGGCGACCACACCGGCTATTACAACGAGCAGGAGTGGTTCCCGGTGTTCACGGTCGAGCGCATCACGATGCGCCGCGACGCGCTCTATCACTCGACCTACACCGGCAAGCCGCCTGACGAGCCCGCGGTGCTCGGCGTCGCGCTCAACGAGGTGTTCGTGCCGCTGCTGCAGAAGCAGTTCTCGGAGATCACCGACTTCTACCTGCCGCCCGAGGGCTGCAGCTACCGGATGGCCATCGTCCAGATGAAGAAGAGCTACGCGGGCCATGCGAAGCGCGTGATGTTCGGCGTCTGGAGCTTCCTGCGCCAGTTCATGTATACGAAGTTCATCGTCGTCGTCGACGAGGACGTGAACGTGCGCGACTGGAAGGAAGTGATCTGGGCGATCACGACGCGCGTGGACCCGGTGCGCGACACCGTGATGGTCGACAGCACGCCGATCGACTACCTGGATTTCGCGTCGCCCGTCGCCGGCCTCGGCTCGAAGATGGGGCTCGACGCGACCAACAAATGGCCCGGCGAGACGACCCGCGAATGGGGCCGCCCGATCGAGATGGATGCGGCCGTGAAGACACGCGTCGACCAGCTGTGGCGCGACCTCGGCCTGTAA
- a CDS encoding pyridoxal phosphate-dependent aminotransferase — MNTTADSLVTLAARVDAIQPFYVMELMKEAQRLEAAGRDIIHMGIGEPDFTAPEPVVEAAAAALRRGVTQYTSALGIAPLREAIAAHYAHAYGITVSPERIVVTAGASAALLLACLALVGRDDEVLMPDPSYPCNRHFVAAAEGRPVLVPSGPAARFQLTADDVRRLWGDRTRGVLLASPSNPTGTSLEPDEMKRIVEAVRARGGFTIVDEIYQGLSYDAPPVSALSFGDDVVTVNSFSKYFSMTGWRLGWLVVPPALVGTFEKLAQNLFICPSALAQHAALACFEPAALDIYEARRLEFKRRRDFIAPALEQLGFTVPVMPDGAFYVYAHCGGVTHPAAGDSAALTQAMLHDAGVVLVPGMDFGVHAPRDYIRLSYATAYSRLEEAVERLATLFRLR; from the coding sequence ATGAATACCACCGCCGATTCGCTCGTCACGCTCGCAGCGCGCGTCGACGCGATCCAGCCGTTCTACGTGATGGAACTGATGAAAGAGGCGCAGCGGCTCGAAGCCGCCGGTCGCGACATCATCCACATGGGCATCGGCGAGCCGGACTTCACCGCGCCGGAGCCGGTCGTCGAGGCCGCCGCCGCAGCGCTGCGCCGGGGCGTCACGCAATATACGAGCGCGCTCGGCATCGCGCCGCTGCGCGAGGCGATCGCCGCGCACTATGCGCATGCATACGGCATCACCGTCAGCCCCGAGCGAATCGTCGTGACCGCGGGTGCCTCCGCCGCGCTGCTGCTCGCGTGCCTCGCGCTCGTCGGCCGCGATGACGAAGTGTTGATGCCCGACCCGTCGTATCCGTGCAACCGGCACTTCGTCGCGGCGGCCGAAGGCCGCCCGGTACTCGTTCCGAGCGGCCCGGCCGCGCGCTTCCAGCTCACCGCGGACGACGTCCGGCGGCTTTGGGGCGACCGGACGCGCGGCGTGCTGCTCGCCTCGCCGTCGAACCCGACCGGCACGTCGCTCGAGCCCGACGAGATGAAGCGGATCGTCGAGGCGGTGCGCGCACGCGGCGGCTTCACGATCGTCGACGAGATCTACCAGGGGCTCAGCTACGACGCGCCGCCCGTGTCGGCGCTGTCGTTCGGCGACGACGTCGTCACCGTCAACAGCTTCTCGAAGTACTTCAGCATGACCGGCTGGCGGCTCGGCTGGCTGGTCGTCCCGCCGGCGCTTGTCGGCACGTTCGAGAAGCTCGCGCAGAACCTGTTCATCTGCCCGTCGGCGCTCGCGCAGCATGCGGCGCTCGCATGCTTCGAGCCGGCCGCGCTCGACATCTACGAAGCGCGCCGCCTCGAATTCAAGCGGCGCCGCGACTTCATCGCGCCGGCGCTCGAGCAGCTCGGCTTCACGGTGCCCGTGATGCCCGACGGCGCGTTCTATGTATACGCGCACTGTGGCGGCGTCACGCATCCGGCGGCCGGCGACAGCGCAGCACTCACGCAGGCGATGCTGCACGACGCCGGCGTCGTGCTCGTGCCGGGCATGGACTTCGGCGTGCATGCGCCGCGCGACTATATCCGGTTGTCTTATGCGACCGCCTACTCGCGCCTCGAAGAGGCGGTCGAGCGGCTCGCGACGCTGTTCCGGCTGCGCTGA
- a CDS encoding lytic transglycosylase domain-containing protein, whose translation MNAWLSWRPNEQHAQIVRDMLRRGTRVSHHLFSVVGCLAVAIALALWLLPTARGTLAAKLMPVVSAAVQAGPARLLTGHPLPNFAPAGAQPQQDDGPETDALAVGLDVASDAVAQNDAADAARSGPSPVTLAKLIPAQRVAADARDDRSLASNRQQALVATYLSRRYRVAQEPVGQLVKAAFQTGHDIGLDPLLLLSVMAIESGFNPYAESGVGAKGLMQVMSKVHSDKFEYFGGTDTALQPLANLQVGALVLKDCIARGGSLASGLRMYNGSTNPEDNGYGSKVMAERGRLRDVARGRSVPVNAPQAPAKPIVTASVTPAAAGGAKRVHATLDTAQPMTAKAAPKASQQDDASVDTAKQPHGDHSELGA comes from the coding sequence ATGAACGCTTGGTTATCGTGGCGTCCCAATGAGCAGCATGCACAAATCGTGCGCGATATGCTGCGTCGCGGGACGCGTGTCAGTCACCACTTATTCAGCGTTGTAGGCTGTCTCGCTGTCGCGATTGCGCTTGCCCTCTGGCTGTTGCCAACCGCGCGCGGCACGCTTGCCGCAAAGCTGATGCCGGTCGTGTCCGCGGCCGTGCAGGCCGGTCCGGCGCGCTTGCTGACCGGCCATCCGCTGCCGAATTTCGCGCCGGCCGGCGCGCAGCCGCAGCAGGACGACGGTCCGGAAACCGATGCACTGGCGGTCGGTCTCGACGTCGCATCGGACGCCGTCGCGCAGAACGACGCGGCAGACGCTGCCCGCAGCGGCCCGTCGCCCGTCACGCTCGCGAAGCTGATCCCGGCCCAGCGCGTCGCCGCCGATGCGCGCGACGACCGCTCGCTCGCTTCGAATCGCCAGCAGGCGCTTGTCGCCACCTACCTGTCGCGCCGCTACCGCGTCGCGCAGGAGCCGGTCGGCCAGCTCGTGAAGGCCGCGTTCCAGACCGGCCACGACATCGGCCTCGATCCGCTGCTGCTGCTGTCCGTGATGGCGATCGAATCGGGCTTCAACCCGTACGCCGAAAGCGGCGTGGGCGCGAAGGGGCTGATGCAGGTGATGTCGAAGGTCCATTCCGACAAGTTCGAGTACTTCGGCGGCACCGACACCGCGCTGCAGCCGCTTGCCAACCTCCAGGTCGGCGCGCTCGTGCTGAAGGACTGCATTGCGCGCGGCGGCTCGCTCGCGAGCGGCCTGCGCATGTACAACGGCTCGACGAACCCCGAGGACAATGGCTACGGCTCGAAGGTGATGGCCGAGCGCGGCCGCCTGCGCGACGTCGCGCGTGGCCGCAGCGTGCCGGTCAATGCGCCGCAGGCGCCGGCGAAGCCGATCGTCACCGCCTCGGTGACACCGGCGGCGGCAGGCGGCGCGAAGCGCGTCCACGCGACGCTCGACACGGCCCAGCCGATGACGGCGAAGGCTGCCCCGAAGGCGTCGCAGCAGGACGATGCCAGCGTCGACACCGCGAAGCAGCCGCACGGCGATCATTCGGAACTGGGCGCGTAA
- the nusB gene encoding transcription antitermination factor NusB produces the protein MKKSARRQSRELATQGLYQWLLSNASSGEIDAQLRGALGYDKADKDLLDAILHGVIREHATLAEALAPCLDRPIEQLSPIERAVLLMATFELTHHIETPYRVIINEAVELTKTFGGSDGYKYVNGVLDKLAAKLRPAETQARRNG, from the coding sequence ATGAAGAAGAGCGCCCGCCGACAATCGCGCGAGCTGGCGACGCAAGGCCTGTATCAGTGGCTGCTGTCGAACGCGTCTTCAGGCGAGATCGACGCGCAACTGCGCGGCGCGCTGGGTTACGACAAGGCCGACAAGGACCTGCTCGACGCCATCCTGCACGGCGTGATCCGCGAGCACGCGACGCTTGCGGAAGCACTCGCGCCGTGCCTTGACCGTCCGATCGAGCAGCTTTCCCCGATCGAACGGGCGGTGCTGCTGATGGCGACGTTCGAGCTCACGCACCACATCGAGACGCCGTACCGCGTGATCATCAATGAAGCGGTCGAGCTGACCAAGACGTTCGGCGGCTCCGACGGCTACAAGTACGTGAACGGCGTGCTCGACAAGCTCGCCGCGAAGCTGCGCCCCGCCGAAACGCAGGCGCGCCGCAACGGCTGA